From a region of the Corythoichthys intestinalis isolate RoL2023-P3 chromosome 7, ASM3026506v1, whole genome shotgun sequence genome:
- the LOC130919399 gene encoding torsin-1A-interacting protein 2-like, giving the protein MEDPPDPAGDSQKDTAGIKDKESASITQQHLSDDEQPEQCTVAPTEEFSQGQLDESNEEKSSTLPSDLTKDGQTEDEKEPKDSVPPIEGDTNLDHKDGAKESPQKDCLLPNNEKCDDQQESVIPNPEEEEATQVLQEDSMEERGDDLRPKVETVGPTNQETHHLDRGRRIQFVIISVVLVLVATLVQRHLETPPPNTGLPIEIFLSQLKTVEARFPHQRPELWSRSRIHLKRHLATARPSEPVSLILTAGIGSSGTLRCLAHDLGAAFSAAMNGSVLQIDGAGRAGEDSDQVKLDIDGQLQGAFEGDKPVAVIHHFEQLPPGSTLIFYRYCDHENAAYKKTFLIFTVLLEEEAIPAEISLNAVEEMVDDYLQRKFLSHGRPLAYDRMDLDKYGGLWSRISHLILPVAAEASTEHKGCS; this is encoded by the exons ATGGAAGACCCACCAGACCCAGCTGGTGATTCCCAAAAGGATACAGCAG GTATCAAGGATAAGGAGTCTGCTAGTATCACACAGCAACATCTTTCAG ATGACGAACAGCCTGAACAGTGCACTGTAGCTCCGACTGAAGAGTTCAGTCAAGGCCAGCTGGATGAGTCGAATGAGGAGAAAAGTTCCACCCTTCCGTCAGACCTCA CTAAGGATGGCCAAACAGAGGATGAGAAGGAACCAAAAGACAGCGTACCACCAATAGAGGGCGACACAAACCTCGATCACAAAGATGGCGCTAAAGAAAGCCCCCAGAAGGACTGTTTGCTCCCtaacaatgaaaaatgtgatgATCAACAAG AATCCGTAATTCCGAATCCAGAGGAAGAAGAGGCCACACAAGTGCTGCAGGAAGACTCAATGGAAGAGCGAGGAGATGACCTGAGACCTAAAGTAGAAACAGTTGGCCCCACAAACCAAGAAACGCATCATTTAGACAGAG GAAGAAGAATCCAGTTTGTCATCATCAGCGTAGTTTTGGTACTCGTCGCCACATTGGTGCAGCGCCATCTCGAGACGCCACCTCCCAACACAGGGCTTCCGATCGAGATCTTTCTCAGCCAGCTGAAAACTGTTGAGGCCCGCTTTCCCCACCAGCGTCCCGAGTTGTGGAGCCGAAGCCGAATCCACCTGAAGAGACACCTGGCGACGGCTCGGCCCAGCGAGCCCGTCAGTCTAATCCTGACAGCAGGCATCGGGAGCAGCGGGACGCTACGTTGCCTAGCCCATGACCTTGGCGCCGCTTTTTCCGCCGCCATGAATGGATCGGTGCTGCAGATTGACGGTGCGGGCAGAGCCGGAGAGGACAGCGACCAGGTAAAGCTGGACATCGACGGCCAACTACAGGGGGCGTTCGAAGGAGACAAACCCGTGGCGGTGATTCACCACTTCGAGCAGCTGCCCCCGGGCTCCACCCTTATTTTCTACCGCTACTGCGACCACGAGAACGCCGCGTACAAGAAGACGTTCCTCATCTTCACCGTGCTGCTGGAAGAAGAGGCGATACCCGCCGAGATTTCTTTAAACGCCGTGGAGGAGATGGTGGACGACTACCTACAGAGGAAGTTCCTCTCACACGGTCGTCCTCTAGCCTATGACCGGATGGACCTGGACAAGTACGGCGGACTGTGGAGCCGCATTTCTCATCTCATCCTTCCCGTTGCTGCAGAAGCTTCGACAGAGCACAAAGGCTGCTCGTGA